In Magallana gigas chromosome 1, xbMagGiga1.1, whole genome shotgun sequence, the sequence TAATCAGTTGTTGATCACAACTATAGTTTTACCATTCGTTGTACAGCACAAATTTCGTTAGCCCAGATAcactaaaattgataataaaatctGATTTTATCTGTAATATAAGTACAACCTTGGACATTAACCACTCCACTCCTGTTTGTCCTTATCTATCCTCAAATAACTATGTCAAGGTCATTGACCACCCTACCTGTGCCCGGTACTGTTGCTCTGGCTGACGACGTCGTCGCCTCAGTGTGTCCGTCAATTTCAAGGCTGGTTTGGCGTTAGGGTTTGAGCTGGGTGTGTGCACGGCACAGAACTTgatgaaaaatcccataaaCAGGATAAGGCCTATAGCCATCAGTAAGACAGCCCACCAATATTCCTACaacattacattatatatataacacaagttATTTACAGTATAACATGTTAGATACAGCACAGAATCCCATAAACAGGATAAGGCCTATGGCCATCAGTAAGACGGCCCACCAGTATTCCTACAACATTACATTATATAACACAAGTTATTTACAGTATAACATGTTAGATACAGCACAGAATCCCATAAACAGGATAAGGCCTATAGCCATCAGTAACACAGCCCACCAATATTCCTacaacattacattttatatatataacacaagttATTTACAGTGTAACATGTTAGATACAGCACAGAACAAGATGAACAATCCCATAAACAGGATAAGGCCTATAGCCATCAGTAAGACAGCCCACCAATATTCCTACAACAGTacactatatatataacacaagttATTTACAGTATAACATGTTAGATACAGCACAGAATCCCATAAACAGGATAAGTCCTATAGCCATCAGTAAGACGGCCCACCAATATTCCTACaac encodes:
- the LOC136272993 gene encoding disintegrin and metalloproteinase domain-containing protein 10-like isoform X2, with translation MAIGLILFMGFFIKFCAVHTPSSNPNAKPALKLTDTLRRRRRQPEQQYRAQGPSGPPPPYSAHGGPPQGHRKGAGAKGGRYNNLEMRKV
- the LOC136272993 gene encoding disintegrin and metalloproteinase domain-containing protein 10-like isoform X1 — encoded protein: MAIGLILFMGFFIKFCAVHTPSSNPNAKPALKLTDTLRRRRRQPEQQYRAQNHDTQYPLIVGPSGPPPPYSAHGGPPQGHRKGAGAKGGRYNNLEMRKV